Proteins encoded within one genomic window of Arachis ipaensis cultivar K30076 chromosome B08, Araip1.1, whole genome shotgun sequence:
- the LOC107614487 gene encoding putative anthocyanidin reductase isoform X2: MEEALNKMVMKVDPSSTTYCVTGATGYIGSYLVEILLQRGYKVHATLRDPEKSLHLMSVWGGGDRLRLFKADLNEEGSFDEALKGCDGVFHVAASMEFNVDDKQNIESYVQENIIDPAIKGTLNLLNSCLKYKNSVKRVVFTSSISTITAKDNDGKWKQTVDESCQVQPHHVWNTQASGWVYALSKLQSEEAAFKFAKENEIDLVSVITTTVAGPFFTANVPSSLKVLLSPITGEPQFYKILNAVNSRMGSIGLVHIEDICNAHIFLMENDRAQGRYICSSLSCPLSKLANLLHQHYSHPNIKRVAENNYDKVPCEISSNKLNDLGFSYKHGLEDIINQTIMCCLDYGYLPPIS, from the exons ATGGAGGAAGCACTTAATAAGATGGTGATGAAAGTTGATCCTTCTTCAACAACATACTGTGTTACTGGAGCCACTGGGTACATTGGTTCATACCTTGTAGAGATTCTTCTTCAAAGAGGCTACAAAGTTCATGCCACTCTCAGAGATCCTG AAAAATCACTACACCTAATGTCAGTGTGGGGTGGAGGTGACCGATTGAGATTGTTCAAAGCAGATTTGAATGAAGAAGGAAGCTTCGATGAGGCTCTAAAAGGCTGCGATGGTGTTTTCCATGTTGCAGCTTCTATGGAATTCAACGTCGACGACAAACAAAACATTG AATCTTATGTTCAAGAAAACATAATAGACCCTGCAATCAAAGGAACCTTAAACCTTCTGAATTCATGCTTGAAGTACAAGAATTCAGTGAAAAGGGTTGTGTTCACATCTTCCATAAGTACCATAACTGCCAAGGACAATGATGGAAAATGGAAACAAACAGTTGATGAATCTTGCCAAGTACAACCCCATCATGTATGGAACACACAAGCAAGTGGATGG GTTTATGCACTTTCAAAGCTTCAAAGTGAAGAAGCAGCATTTAAATTTGCAAAAGAGAACGAAATTGATCTTGTGTCAGTTATAACAACCACTGTTGCAGGCCCATTTTTCACGGCCAATGTACCTTCCAGTCTTAAAGTTCTTCTCTCACCAATTACAG GTGAACCTCAATTTTACAAGATATTAAATGCTGTGAATTCAAGAATGGGGTCAATAGGTTTGGTTCACATTGAAGACATATGCAATGCACACATATTTCTAATGGAGAATGACAGAGCACAAGGTAGATACATATGCAGCAGCCTAAGTTGTCCATTGTCAAAGTTGGCTAATCTTCTTCACCAACACTATTCTCACCCAAACATCAAAAG GGTTGCTGAGAATAATTATGACAAAGTTCCTTGTGAGATTTCCTCAAACAAGTTAAATGATCTTGGATTTAGCTACAAGCATGGCCTTGAAGATATAATCAATCAAACAATCATGTGTTGTTTAGATTATGGTTATTTACCTCCTATTAGCTAA
- the LOC107614487 gene encoding putative anthocyanidin reductase isoform X1 produces the protein MEEALNKMVMKVDPSSTTYCVTGATGYIGSYLVEILLQRGYKVHATLRDPEKSLHLMSVWGGGDRLRLFKADLNEEGSFDEALKGCDGVFHVAASMEFNVDDKQNIESYVQENIIDPAIKGTLNLLNSCLKYKNSVKRVVFTSSISTITAKDNDGKWKQTVDESCQVQPHHVWNTQASGWCQVYALSKLQSEEAAFKFAKENEIDLVSVITTTVAGPFFTANVPSSLKVLLSPITGEPQFYKILNAVNSRMGSIGLVHIEDICNAHIFLMENDRAQGRYICSSLSCPLSKLANLLHQHYSHPNIKRVAENNYDKVPCEISSNKLNDLGFSYKHGLEDIINQTIMCCLDYGYLPPIS, from the exons ATGGAGGAAGCACTTAATAAGATGGTGATGAAAGTTGATCCTTCTTCAACAACATACTGTGTTACTGGAGCCACTGGGTACATTGGTTCATACCTTGTAGAGATTCTTCTTCAAAGAGGCTACAAAGTTCATGCCACTCTCAGAGATCCTG AAAAATCACTACACCTAATGTCAGTGTGGGGTGGAGGTGACCGATTGAGATTGTTCAAAGCAGATTTGAATGAAGAAGGAAGCTTCGATGAGGCTCTAAAAGGCTGCGATGGTGTTTTCCATGTTGCAGCTTCTATGGAATTCAACGTCGACGACAAACAAAACATTG AATCTTATGTTCAAGAAAACATAATAGACCCTGCAATCAAAGGAACCTTAAACCTTCTGAATTCATGCTTGAAGTACAAGAATTCAGTGAAAAGGGTTGTGTTCACATCTTCCATAAGTACCATAACTGCCAAGGACAATGATGGAAAATGGAAACAAACAGTTGATGAATCTTGCCAAGTACAACCCCATCATGTATGGAACACACAAGCAAGTGGATGG TGTCAGGTTTATGCACTTTCAAAGCTTCAAAGTGAAGAAGCAGCATTTAAATTTGCAAAAGAGAACGAAATTGATCTTGTGTCAGTTATAACAACCACTGTTGCAGGCCCATTTTTCACGGCCAATGTACCTTCCAGTCTTAAAGTTCTTCTCTCACCAATTACAG GTGAACCTCAATTTTACAAGATATTAAATGCTGTGAATTCAAGAATGGGGTCAATAGGTTTGGTTCACATTGAAGACATATGCAATGCACACATATTTCTAATGGAGAATGACAGAGCACAAGGTAGATACATATGCAGCAGCCTAAGTTGTCCATTGTCAAAGTTGGCTAATCTTCTTCACCAACACTATTCTCACCCAAACATCAAAAG GGTTGCTGAGAATAATTATGACAAAGTTCCTTGTGAGATTTCCTCAAACAAGTTAAATGATCTTGGATTTAGCTACAAGCATGGCCTTGAAGATATAATCAATCAAACAATCATGTGTTGTTTAGATTATGGTTATTTACCTCCTATTAGCTAA
- the LOC107613942 gene encoding 50S ribosomal protein L24, chloroplastic, whose product MAASAAMAALQSSMTSLSLSSNSFLGQRLSPPSPLLSKSAENPCLIVMKLKRWERKKCKPNSLPILHKMHVKVGDTVKIISGHEKGKVGEIVRLFKHNSTVIVKDINLKTKHMKSREEGEPGQIIKIEGPIHSSNVMLYSKDQNVASRVGHKVLDNGKRVRYLIKTGEIIDSAENWKKLKEEDKKTEEVATT is encoded by the exons ATGGCAGCATCAGCAGCTATGGCTGCTCTTCAGAGCTCCATGACGTCACTCTCACTGTCTTCCAACTCCTTCCTCGGACAGCGTCTCTCTCCTCCTTCTCCCCTTCTG AGTAAGTCGGCAGAGAATCCATGTCTTATTGTAATGAAG CTTAAGCGATGGGAGCGAAAGAAATGTAAACCAAACAGTCTTCCCATCTTGCACAAGATGCATGTTAAAGTCGGAGATACAGTGAAGATCATATCTGGACATGAAAAGGGAAAAGTAGGGGAGATTGTCAGGCTCTTCAAGCATAACAGCACTGTCATAGTGAAAGACATAAATTTGAAAACGAAGCACATGAAGAGTAGAGAGGAAGGGGAACCAGGGCAAATTATTAAG ATTGAAGGGCCTATCCACAGCTCAAATGTGATGCTGTACTCCAAAGACCAGAATGTTGCGAGCCGCGTTGGTCATAAAGTCCTTGACAATGGTAAAAGAGTCAGGTACCTTATAAAAACTGGAGAGATAATTGATAGTGCAGAGAACTGGAAGAAACTGAAAGAGGAAGACAAGAAAACTGAAGAAGTTGCAACCACCTAG
- the LOC107612278 gene encoding calcium/calmodulin-regulated receptor-like kinase 1, which produces MKVRITDGGRTNSNKQHKQASNSKKYYNPKKENPPSTTLAAMNTDGKVSWEEIVDSRLEGKCDFQELNEVAALAYKCINHAPRKRPSMRDIMQVLMRIAKSRHHKKSLSAATADEVSIDVDNQETKVTAVSQHRREESIDSAADMYDV; this is translated from the exons ATGAAAGTACGCATAACTGACGGAGGT AGAACAAACAGCAACAAACAACATAAACAGGCAAGCAACTCCAAAAAGTACTATAACCCAAAGAAAGAAAATCCACCATCAACAACACTA GCAGCAATGAACACGGATGGAAAAGTTAGTTGGGAGGAGATTGTTGATTCTAGGCTAGAGGGTAAGTGTGACTTTCAAGAGCTCAATGAAGTTGCGGCCCTTGCCTACAAGTGCATCAACCATGCTCCGAGGAAGCGGCCGTCCATGAGGGACATCATGCAGGTGCTGATGAGGATTGCCAAGTCTCGGCACCACAAAAAGTCCCTCTCAGCAGCAACAGCAGATGAAGTTTCCATTGATGTTGATAATCAAGAGACCAAGGTTACTGCTGTTTCTCAACACAGGAGAGAAGAGTCTATAGATAGTGCAGCTGACATGTATGATgtgtag